CAGAAAAGTCACAGCTCTACAGCACATCTCGttaccttcctcctctcttctgcagcctccagcctcctctgcagctcctccagggACAGGTCCTTCTTCttggggggggaggaaaggaTCGGGCTCTCAGGAGATAAATCTGAAGGGGACTTCAGGATCACTTCGAAGCTCTGGCCCGATGCCCTCTTATCCAGCTGCTTCACCTCCATatctttgggggggaaaaaaaacccagaggctCTGTGGACCTGTGACCCTCAGGGGAGAGTTCACCTGAGGGCACCGGGGTCTTCACATAAGAATTAGAGTGTGCCCATGTCCTGACCTGGGTGATTTTGTTCTGTATTCAAAATTTCCTGATTAGTGATCAGCTTCATCCCCCCCAGGACAAcgcaattaatttcatttcacagcaCAATTACAGAAAGGCCAGCCTGCTGTTAACACCTGGTACGTCACCCCAGTATGAAGCAGCTGGCCAGTGCAAGCAGTTTCTTTCTGGGAAAATGTAGgttacattaataaaataaactgtGAAAGGAGACAAAACATGAGCCAAGACATGGATTGCTGCTCCGGGATGGGGCAGCCCAGTGTGCTGACGAGCTCCCCTGGTACCTCAGGAGCATCACGCAAGTGATGCCGCCGCTCCCGCGGGAGCAGGTTACGTACCTCCATACTGGTAGATGGTGTTGGGATGGGGCTGGGTGTGGAAACAGGAGCAGATGAGGGAGAGCAGAGACAgctccttcattttctccttgtaggctgaaaaatacaaaagagCAATGAGAAGAGAGTCTAATGGCAACGACAGCTCTTTTTCATGGAGAAATGAAGCAAGTAGACACAAGAAAACCCATTGGCAGCTACCGGACTCCATGGAGGCTTTTCCAGGCTGCCAAAGCTTGCCAGAAGGTCCCCAGGGAGCGTCCGTTCTAGAGCAGACTGAATTATCTGCCAGAGTGGCAAATGTCACAGGAAGACATGCAGTGGGAATTTACAACATCTAGAGTTTCTGTGCAGGATTTTCCCTCCAAAGGAGCTGAAACGCTGCAGCCCGGGTAGTTAACCACGTTGGGACAGCTGCCCAGACCCTTCCTCCACTCCACTTCCAGACTCAGAGGTAAAATGACGCCCATCAACCCTCGGGAACATTCGGAATATTTCACAATTCAGCATTTCTGACATCAGGGTGAAGAGGTAAGATGTGGAGAAAAAAATGGGCATTTGAGTGATGAAACGGTTCAGGGGTGTTGCTATCGGGGGGAAGTGCTGCAACCCAGCTTCCCCAAGTACCTCCTTCCCTGCAGGAGCAGAGAAAGGAGGATGTAAGTGGATTCTGTCACCACCTTGGCCCACACAGGCAGAGGTTGATGCTGGTCTGCAACCACAgtacatcacagaatcatcagagaatggtttgggttggaagggaccttaaagatcacccagttccaaccccctgccatggcagggacaccttccactagcccaggttgctcaaagccccgtccaacctggccccCAACCTTCTGCAAAGGACAGGGAAATACATAATCCCTTTGAGCCCTCCAGTTTTCTCATCATCCCTGTGACTGGAGGATGCACTACAGCATCCTCAGCGATCTCAAGTGTGCAAGGTGCTGCCCTAACGACACACAGCTCGCACTGCACCTGTTTCTGGGGCAATCTTCACCTGTAGTTTCAGTTTAGCACATTTAAGACAGCAAACTGTTAGTACAGGCTTGACAAAGAACCTCAGAATAGAAGGATGACTTGAAAACAGAGAGGTGCTCTGTCAGGCTGTCGAGCTTTTTATCACATCAGTGTAACCCTCACAGCCTCGCTGCTATGTCACAGGTCAGCAGCTGATGGCTCAGCGGTGAGAGCTGCTCTCTCACAGCGGCTGTGAGGCTCTGGTCTGGCCTGGCTGCTCAGGGGACACCCAGGCACATGGGGACAGGGTCTTCATGGCTGCGTGTGCTGCCAAACCTGCCCTGAGCCTCCTCGTGCcgcccttcctcctgcctccaccACAGGGCACAGGAATTCTGGCGTCCAGCCTTGGCTCTGCCTCTGGATTTCCCACGTCCTTGTGCTTCTGgcctgggtttgtcccttccttACCGAGCTTCTGTTTCAATCTCTGGCCAGGGGTGaacctgcagcctggctgccaaTGCCACCTTCATAGCAAGACCCTTCACCGGGCCAGGAAGGGGAAATGCCCAAAACTTTGTGATATGGAGAGACGTTAGATGCAGAacaatttggaaaagaaaaaaaaaagtcaccctGTGTTCCGTATGCCCTCAGGAACACCTTTCAGCTCTTCTCTGCCTTCCCACGGCTACTCAGGTGGGAAAACAGTGGTTTCTATGCCTACTGCACTTATTTTTCCTCCTAGGTACAGAACTTCACCCTAATTAACACCCTCCTTTTGCTGACTGACAGTCCCTGCAGCTCAGACCTTTACTGAACATTTTCCAGTTCACTCCACATTCTGATTTTAATACCCTGCCCAGCCCTTCTGTTAAATGTAAACCAAACAGGACCAGTTTACATCAGCAGTGCCAGCCACAGAGCCGCCCATCTTTGATTTTGTTCTTAATGAGAAAAATCTTTGGAAAGCCTCTGAGAGGGCTGTATTGTGCTCGAAGTCGTGGCATGCAGCAGTAAACTAATGTATCTCATAATGTGCTGCCAGGAGCCCTGAGGAGGGTCCCCTGGATTAAACGAGAGACATTATCATTTAATAGAGACAAACCACGCACCGAGGTCGTTGCTCCACCATTATGTCTGGCCCTGGGTGAAACCAAGACGTTAAGCAGACGTGCCACGGCCCTGGCCCGCTTGTTTAATTGTCTCCTAGCAGTTGTGACAGAGCACCGGGCTTTGTATTTCATGACTTGAACTTCAGTAGTTTCACGGTCCTCTTAGATGAGGGTGTGCTGCAGTCCCGGCCTTTCGGGAGAGCTGCTGGAGTGATTTCGCAGCTGCCTCCATTCCACCGGGATCTTCCCTGCCCCGCTCTCCCGTCTGGAGAGCCAAGTGACCGTCCCCCTCcgtcaattaaaatgaaaaggagcGAGAGGACAAAAGGACGCGGCTTCACTGTGCTTTAATGAGCTCTGGAAGTGCTGTGTTCCCCCGGCTGCACCCCGGCGCCAGCCGGCACATGCAATTAGCTGCATGGGGGCAcggagcgggggagggggggacgggggagcggggctgggggctcccggGGCACCGGAGACCACCGGGGGAAGAGCCCGAAGAGCCCCGACCAGCCCCCACCGCTGGGCAAAGCCGCTCCAGCCTCGTCGCTGCccgggggggtgttggggggggacaggggcgAAGCAGCGGGAACGGTGGGAGCGGACCGAGACCCCCCGCCGGTACCGGGGAGGGTCCGCCCGGCGCCGCACCCCCCCCGCGGAGCTGTCCGTTCAGCACCACCGCCCGGAGCTGTCCGTTCagcaccacccccccaccccggggacccccccaacAGCGCCAAGGCTGGGGGCTTCGGGATGAAGAGGCGGGGGGGAAGGATCGACCCCTGAAGGAATCACCCCTGATCCACCCCCTGAGAAATAAAGGGAGCCCTGCGACCCCCCCCGCCTCTGCGCCGGGACCGGTGGTTACACCCC
The sequence above is drawn from the Strix uralensis isolate ZFMK-TIS-50842 chromosome 18, bStrUra1, whole genome shotgun sequence genome and encodes:
- the STMN3 gene encoding stathmin-3; its protein translation is MASTVSAYKEKMKELSLLSLICSCFHTQPHPNTIYQYGDMEVKQLDKRASGQSFEVILKSPSDLSPESPILSSPPKKKDLSLEELQRRLEAAEERRKTQEAQVLKQLAEKREHEREVLHKALEENNNFSRLAEEKLNYKMELSREIREAHLAALRERLREKELHAAEVRRNKEQREEISG